The Cataglyphis hispanica isolate Lineage 1 chromosome 5, ULB_Chis1_1.0, whole genome shotgun sequence genome has a segment encoding these proteins:
- the LOC126849458 gene encoding lethal(2) giant larvae protein homolog 1 isoform X7: MLKFIRGKGQQPTAERQKLQKDLFAFRKTVQHGFPNKPTALAWDPSLRVMIIGTASGAIKVFGRPGVEFYGQHSVESGENAVTKIIPLPKEGRLVSLCDDNSLHLWEINECSIVETKSLSLEGKLKKISAICLESNGKHLLLGTEGGNIYLLNFETFVMPDNIIYQDVVMQNVPEDYKKNPGAVEAIAEQPGHPDNILIGYNRGLMVLWNKATPGAQQTFVSTQQLESVHWISENRFVSSHNDGSYAFWSPGSDAVPELTSFYGPFPCKAVTKILVYPTAEHGDLFLFSGGMQRASYGDRHTITVMTKDKHLIFDFTSKIIDFFTVFPEEEEGGINESPVSPEVLIVLAEEEVVAIDLTNPEWKMMPLPYLVSLHASAVTCSQHVPNVPEELWDAIVAAGRAQTEHLYSDKEWPINGGNFLCPINVNKPKNRELLLTGHEDGTVRFWNASDVCLTPLYKYNSSILFTGEHLDVLEQPPEDDEGEWPPFKKVGIFDPYSDDPRLAVKKVLLCPLSSTLVVAGTAGHVIAATISSKPVNKEIKAVTMNIVNDRDGFVWKGHDHLPPRTTSISFAIGFQPQSLLQLYPPAAITALALHSEWGLLATGTAHGLAVFDYTRSKAVSVKCTLNPNDLSGAGDTPISRRKSFKKSLRESFRRLRKGRSQRRANANSPTGNTIPEKKKESISVASSPSGDLSPAVELKPIERQVEARPVDDALGSMVRCLYFARSYIISLQNTTPTLWAGTNNGTVYVFTLAIPAGARRTEEDVNCTLGKEIQLKHRAPVIAITILDGSSVPLPESFEAEKNIVPAPDMTSPHRVVIASEEQFKIFNLPSLKPYCKYKLTAHEGSRVRKTGFAKFSCSVEPEGIHEETCLLCLTNLGDCLVLSIPELKRQLNAAAIKREDINGISSLIFTKAGEAFYLHSSSELQRISLSAGKVTKAQCVLNLPPRARSSTERTENINEVAQEQGIVEGVPETEGETQESQPPTIANRVITENGIVGATGEEESPKESSLRPAISSIDVNGEDDRQDLSSIGDITIDSVKDHLLNATSSEELHNRLAGLKMEVTSRTSEVSTQNQSLVVKTTTVVTQTTNSTTANGEVETSQANETQHINSTTVEREICSGIETTTTHATITLPPNVEISAADLANLEVTTTTVTTTTERSKAPLARPEEVGS, from the exons ATGCTCAAGTTCATCAGGGGGAAGGGCCAGCAGCCCACGGCCGAGCGGCAGAAGCTACAGAAGGATCTCTTCGCTTTCAGAAag ACGGTACAGCATGGCTTCCCGAACAAGCCAACCGCTCTCGCCTGGGATCCGAGTCTGCGGGTGATGATCATCGGCACGGCATCCGGCGCCATCAAAGT TTTTGGAAGACCAGGCGTAGAATTTTATGGACAACATTCCGTTGAAAGCGGTGAGAATGCCGTCACGAAGATTATCCCACTGCCGAAAGAG GGTCGCCTCGTGTCCTTGTGCGATGACAATTCGCTACATTTATGGGAAATCAATGAATGTTCTATAGTGGAAACGAAGTCATTGTCATTGGAGGGTAAATTGAAGAAGATCTCCGCGATATGCCTCGAATCTAACGGGAAGCATCTTTTGTTGGGAACAGAGGGGGGCAACATCTATTTGCTAAACTTTGAGACTTTTGTCATGCCggataatattatctatcaaGATGTCGTGATGCAAAA CGTCCCGGAAGACTACAAGAAAAATCCAGGAGCAGTTGAAGCTATTGCCGAGCAACCAGGACATCCAGACAATATCCTAATCGGTTACAATCGAGGTTTGATGGTGCTATGGAACAAAGCCACTCCAGGAGCACAACAG ACATTCGTCTCCACGCAACAGCTGGAATCGGTTCACTGGATCTCCGAGAATCGCTTTGTCTCGTCACACAATGACGGTTCGTACGCGTTTTGGAGTCCGGGTAGCGACGCCGTTCCGGAGCTCACGTCATTTTACGGCCCGTTCCCGTGCAAGGCCGTCACTAAGATCCTCGTATATCCAACCGCTGA ACACGGCGACCTCTTCCTATTCTCCGGTGGTATGCAACGTGCCAGTTACGGAGACCGACACACGATCACTGTCATGACCAAggataaacatttaatttttgacttCACGTCTAAAATCATAGACTTTTTCACCGTTTTCcccgaagaagaagaaggaggaaTTAATGAAAGCCCTGTTAGTCCGGAAGTGCTAATAGTGTTAGCCGAAGAAGAAGTGGTAGCTATCGATTTGACCAATCCCGAATGGAAAATGATGCCTCTGCCTTATTTAGTATCTCTTCATGCGAGTGCG GTCACTTGTTCTCAACACGTGCCCAATGTACCCGAGGAACTTTGGGATGCAATCGTAGCTGCAGGTAGAGCACAAACGGAGCATCTTTATTCGGATAAGGAATGGCCTATTAATGGCGGAAATTTCCTCTGTCcgataaatgttaataagCCTAAGAACAGAGAACTATTGCTTACTGGGCACGAGGACGGTACTGTGAGATTTTGGAATGCGTCCGACGTTTGTCTGACTCCACTGTACAAATACAACTCGTCGATTTTGTTCACCGGCGAGCATTTGGACGTTCTCGAGCAGCCGCCAGAGGATGACGAAGGCGAGTGGCCGCCGTTCAAGAAAGTGGGAATCTTCGATCCATATTCTGACGATCCACGACTCGCCGTGAAGAAAGTTCTTCTTTGTCCTTTATCCTCGACATTAGTGGTTGCCGGTACGGCCGGCCACGTTATCGCCGCCACCATCTCCTCGAAACCAGTTAACAAGGAGATAAAAGCCGTTACAATGAACATCGTCAACGATCGTGACGGATTCGTGTGGAAAGGTCATGATCATTTGCCGCCGAGAACAACGAGTATATCGTTCGCGATCGGATTTCAACCACAGAGTCTGCTTCAGTTGTATCCACCAGCCGCCATTACGGCATTGGCATTGCACAGCGAATGGGGTCTGCTCGCCACCGGTACAGCGCATGGACTCGCGGTCTTTGATTATACTAGATCAAAGGCCGTTAGTGTTAAATGCACGCTTAATCCAAATg atcTCTCTGGTGCAGGTGACACTCCTATTTCTCGACGAaagtcatttaaaaaatctcttaGAGAATCTTTCAGAAGATTGAGAAAAGGACGTTCACAACGCAGAGCGAACGCTAATAGTCCCACAGGAAATACTATAccagaaaagaagaaagaaag tatCAGTGTTGCTTCCTCACCGAGCGGAGATTTATCACCGGCGGTGGAATTAAAACCAATAGAGAGACAAGTGGAAGCGAGACCTGTTGACGACGCTCTAGGCTCTATGGTTCGATGTCTGTACTTTGCCAGAAGTTATATCATTAGCT TACAAAATACAACACCTACTCTTTGGGCGGGCACCAATAACGGCACAGTTTACGTCTTTACGTTGGCTATACCAGCTGGTGCGAGAAGAACGGAAGAGGACGTCAACTGTACACTCGGTAAAGAGATACAATTGAAGCATCGTGCACCAGTAATCGCGATCACGATCCTTGATGGATCCAGCGTGCCGTTACCGGAATCCTTCGAGGCCGAGAAGAACATAGTGCCTGCGCCCGATATGACTTCCCCACACAGAGTTGTAATCGCTAGCGAGGAACAGTTCAAGATCTTCAATCTTCCGTCCCTGAAGCCGTATTGCAAATACAAGTTAACCGCTCACGAAGGATCTAGAGTGCGAAAGACAGGTTTTGCCAAATTCTCGTGTTCTGTTGAGCCAGAGGGAATTCATGAAGAAACTTGCTTGCTCTGTTTGACGAATCTTGGCGATTGTCTGGTGCTGAGTATACCGGAATTGAAGAGACAATTAAACGCCGCTGCGATTAAGAGGGAGGACATCAA cggtatttcttctttaatatttacgaaAGCTGGAGAAGCGTTCTATCTTCATTCGAGTTCGGAGCTCCAACGAATTTCTCTGTCAGCCGGGAAAGTAACGAAAGCGCAATGTGTGCTCAATTTACCACCGCGCGCTAGGTCGTCAACAGAAAGAACGGAAAACATTAACGAAGTCGCACAGGAACAAGGTATCGTTGAAGGAGTGCCTGAAACCGAAGGAGAGACGCAGGAGAGTCAACCACCGACAATAGCGAATCGAGTTATTACGGAAAATGGCATAGTAGGTGCTA CTGGGGAAGAAGAATCTCCGAAGGAATCATCGCTGCGACCGGCTATAAGTAGTATAGACGTAAATGGGGAAGACGATCGTCAGGATTTAAGTTCTATCGGAGACATTACAATCGACAGTGTTAAAGATCATTTACT AAACGCAACGTCTTCCGAAGAGCTCCACAATCGTTTGGCAGGGCTTAAGATGGAGGTCACTTCACGAACTTCCGAGGTATCTACGCAGAATCAATCATTAGTGGTGAAAACTACCACTGTGGTTACTCAAACTACAAATAGCACGACTGCGAATGGCGAAGTCGAAACGAGTCAAGCCAATGAAACACAGCACATAAACA GCACTACGGTAGAACGAGAGATATGCAGCGGTATCGAGACAACAACAACACACGCTACCATCACTCTACCTCCGAACGTCGAG attaGTGCTGCGGATCTGGCCAATTTGGAAGTCACTACGACTACAGTGACCACTACTACAGAAAGGTCCAAGGCACCGTTAGCTAGGCCAGAAGAAGTTGGTTCGTAG
- the LOC126849458 gene encoding lethal(2) giant larvae protein homolog 1 isoform X3 — MLKFIRGKGQQPTAERQKLQKDLFAFRKTVQHGFPNKPTALAWDPSLRVMIIGTASGAIKVFGRPGVEFYGQHSVESGENAVTKIIPLPKEGRLVSLCDDNSLHLWEINECSIVETKSLSLEGKLKKISAICLESNGKHLLLGTEGGNIYLLNFETFVMPDNIIYQDVVMQNVPEDYKKNPGAVEAIAEQPGHPDNILIGYNRGLMVLWNKATPGAQQTFVSTQQLESVHWISENRFVSSHNDGSYAFWSPGSDAVPELTSFYGPFPCKAVTKILVYPTAEHGDLFLFSGGMQRASYGDRHTITVMTKDKHLIFDFTSKIIDFFTVFPEEEEGGINESPVSPEVLIVLAEEEVVAIDLTNPEWKMMPLPYLVSLHASAVTCSQHVPNVPEELWDAIVAAGRAQTEHLYSDKEWPINGGNFLCPINVNKPKNRELLLTGHEDGTVRFWNASDVCLTPLYKYNSSILFTGEHLDVLEQPPEDDEGEWPPFKKVGIFDPYSDDPRLAVKKVLLCPLSSTLVVAGTAGHVIAATISSKPVNKEIKAVTMNIVNDRDGFVWKGHDHLPPRTTSISFAIGFQPQSLLQLYPPAAITALALHSEWGLLATGTAHGLAVFDYTRSKAVSVKCTLNPNDLSGAGDTPISRRKSFKKSLRESFRRLRKGRSQRRANANSPTGNTIPEKKKESISVASSPSGDLSPAVELKPIERQVEARPVDDALGSMVRCLYFARSYIISLQNTTPTLWAGTNNGTVYVFTLAIPAGARRTEEDVNCTLGKEIQLKHRAPVIAITILDGSSVPLPESFEAEKNIVPAPDMTSPHRVVIASEEQFKIFNLPSLKPYCKYKLTAHEGSRVRKTGFAKFSCSVEPEGIHEETCLLCLTNLGDCLVLSIPELKRQLNAAAIKREDINGISSLIFTKAGEAFYLHSSSELQRISLSAGKVTKAQCVLNLPPRARSSTERTENINEVAQEQGIVEGVPETEGETQESQPPTIANRVITENGIVGATGEEESPKESSLRPAISSIDVNGEDDRQDLSSIGDITIDSVKDHLLNSSLFRNATSSEELHNRLAGLKMEVTSRTSEVSTQNQSLVVKTTTVVTQTTNSTTANGEVETSQANETQHINSTTVEREICSGIETTTTHATITLPPNVEISAADLANLEVTTTTVTTTTERSKAPLARPEEVGS; from the exons ATGCTCAAGTTCATCAGGGGGAAGGGCCAGCAGCCCACGGCCGAGCGGCAGAAGCTACAGAAGGATCTCTTCGCTTTCAGAAag ACGGTACAGCATGGCTTCCCGAACAAGCCAACCGCTCTCGCCTGGGATCCGAGTCTGCGGGTGATGATCATCGGCACGGCATCCGGCGCCATCAAAGT TTTTGGAAGACCAGGCGTAGAATTTTATGGACAACATTCCGTTGAAAGCGGTGAGAATGCCGTCACGAAGATTATCCCACTGCCGAAAGAG GGTCGCCTCGTGTCCTTGTGCGATGACAATTCGCTACATTTATGGGAAATCAATGAATGTTCTATAGTGGAAACGAAGTCATTGTCATTGGAGGGTAAATTGAAGAAGATCTCCGCGATATGCCTCGAATCTAACGGGAAGCATCTTTTGTTGGGAACAGAGGGGGGCAACATCTATTTGCTAAACTTTGAGACTTTTGTCATGCCggataatattatctatcaaGATGTCGTGATGCAAAA CGTCCCGGAAGACTACAAGAAAAATCCAGGAGCAGTTGAAGCTATTGCCGAGCAACCAGGACATCCAGACAATATCCTAATCGGTTACAATCGAGGTTTGATGGTGCTATGGAACAAAGCCACTCCAGGAGCACAACAG ACATTCGTCTCCACGCAACAGCTGGAATCGGTTCACTGGATCTCCGAGAATCGCTTTGTCTCGTCACACAATGACGGTTCGTACGCGTTTTGGAGTCCGGGTAGCGACGCCGTTCCGGAGCTCACGTCATTTTACGGCCCGTTCCCGTGCAAGGCCGTCACTAAGATCCTCGTATATCCAACCGCTGA ACACGGCGACCTCTTCCTATTCTCCGGTGGTATGCAACGTGCCAGTTACGGAGACCGACACACGATCACTGTCATGACCAAggataaacatttaatttttgacttCACGTCTAAAATCATAGACTTTTTCACCGTTTTCcccgaagaagaagaaggaggaaTTAATGAAAGCCCTGTTAGTCCGGAAGTGCTAATAGTGTTAGCCGAAGAAGAAGTGGTAGCTATCGATTTGACCAATCCCGAATGGAAAATGATGCCTCTGCCTTATTTAGTATCTCTTCATGCGAGTGCG GTCACTTGTTCTCAACACGTGCCCAATGTACCCGAGGAACTTTGGGATGCAATCGTAGCTGCAGGTAGAGCACAAACGGAGCATCTTTATTCGGATAAGGAATGGCCTATTAATGGCGGAAATTTCCTCTGTCcgataaatgttaataagCCTAAGAACAGAGAACTATTGCTTACTGGGCACGAGGACGGTACTGTGAGATTTTGGAATGCGTCCGACGTTTGTCTGACTCCACTGTACAAATACAACTCGTCGATTTTGTTCACCGGCGAGCATTTGGACGTTCTCGAGCAGCCGCCAGAGGATGACGAAGGCGAGTGGCCGCCGTTCAAGAAAGTGGGAATCTTCGATCCATATTCTGACGATCCACGACTCGCCGTGAAGAAAGTTCTTCTTTGTCCTTTATCCTCGACATTAGTGGTTGCCGGTACGGCCGGCCACGTTATCGCCGCCACCATCTCCTCGAAACCAGTTAACAAGGAGATAAAAGCCGTTACAATGAACATCGTCAACGATCGTGACGGATTCGTGTGGAAAGGTCATGATCATTTGCCGCCGAGAACAACGAGTATATCGTTCGCGATCGGATTTCAACCACAGAGTCTGCTTCAGTTGTATCCACCAGCCGCCATTACGGCATTGGCATTGCACAGCGAATGGGGTCTGCTCGCCACCGGTACAGCGCATGGACTCGCGGTCTTTGATTATACTAGATCAAAGGCCGTTAGTGTTAAATGCACGCTTAATCCAAATg atcTCTCTGGTGCAGGTGACACTCCTATTTCTCGACGAaagtcatttaaaaaatctcttaGAGAATCTTTCAGAAGATTGAGAAAAGGACGTTCACAACGCAGAGCGAACGCTAATAGTCCCACAGGAAATACTATAccagaaaagaagaaagaaag tatCAGTGTTGCTTCCTCACCGAGCGGAGATTTATCACCGGCGGTGGAATTAAAACCAATAGAGAGACAAGTGGAAGCGAGACCTGTTGACGACGCTCTAGGCTCTATGGTTCGATGTCTGTACTTTGCCAGAAGTTATATCATTAGCT TACAAAATACAACACCTACTCTTTGGGCGGGCACCAATAACGGCACAGTTTACGTCTTTACGTTGGCTATACCAGCTGGTGCGAGAAGAACGGAAGAGGACGTCAACTGTACACTCGGTAAAGAGATACAATTGAAGCATCGTGCACCAGTAATCGCGATCACGATCCTTGATGGATCCAGCGTGCCGTTACCGGAATCCTTCGAGGCCGAGAAGAACATAGTGCCTGCGCCCGATATGACTTCCCCACACAGAGTTGTAATCGCTAGCGAGGAACAGTTCAAGATCTTCAATCTTCCGTCCCTGAAGCCGTATTGCAAATACAAGTTAACCGCTCACGAAGGATCTAGAGTGCGAAAGACAGGTTTTGCCAAATTCTCGTGTTCTGTTGAGCCAGAGGGAATTCATGAAGAAACTTGCTTGCTCTGTTTGACGAATCTTGGCGATTGTCTGGTGCTGAGTATACCGGAATTGAAGAGACAATTAAACGCCGCTGCGATTAAGAGGGAGGACATCAA cggtatttcttctttaatatttacgaaAGCTGGAGAAGCGTTCTATCTTCATTCGAGTTCGGAGCTCCAACGAATTTCTCTGTCAGCCGGGAAAGTAACGAAAGCGCAATGTGTGCTCAATTTACCACCGCGCGCTAGGTCGTCAACAGAAAGAACGGAAAACATTAACGAAGTCGCACAGGAACAAGGTATCGTTGAAGGAGTGCCTGAAACCGAAGGAGAGACGCAGGAGAGTCAACCACCGACAATAGCGAATCGAGTTATTACGGAAAATGGCATAGTAGGTGCTA CTGGGGAAGAAGAATCTCCGAAGGAATCATCGCTGCGACCGGCTATAAGTAGTATAGACGTAAATGGGGAAGACGATCGTCAGGATTTAAGTTCTATCGGAGACATTACAATCGACAGTGTTAAAGATCATTTACT TAACAGTTCACTTTTCAGAAACGCAACGTCTTCCGAAGAGCTCCACAATCGTTTGGCAGGGCTTAAGATGGAGGTCACTTCACGAACTTCCGAGGTATCTACGCAGAATCAATCATTAGTGGTGAAAACTACCACTGTGGTTACTCAAACTACAAATAGCACGACTGCGAATGGCGAAGTCGAAACGAGTCAAGCCAATGAAACACAGCACATAAACA GCACTACGGTAGAACGAGAGATATGCAGCGGTATCGAGACAACAACAACACACGCTACCATCACTCTACCTCCGAACGTCGAG attaGTGCTGCGGATCTGGCCAATTTGGAAGTCACTACGACTACAGTGACCACTACTACAGAAAGGTCCAAGGCACCGTTAGCTAGGCCAGAAGAAGTTGGTTCGTAG
- the LOC126849458 gene encoding lethal(2) giant larvae protein homolog 1 isoform X4 produces MLKFIRGKGQQPTAERQKLQKDLFAFRKTVQHGFPNKPTALAWDPSLRVMIIGTASGAIKVFGRPGVEFYGQHSVESGENAVTKIIPLPKEGRLVSLCDDNSLHLWEINECSIVETKSLSLEGKLKKISAICLESNGKHLLLGTEGGNIYLLNFETFVMPDNIIYQDVVMQNVPEDYKKNPGAVEAIAEQPGHPDNILIGYNRGLMVLWNKATPGAQQLMGLFSRAQTFVSTQQLESVHWISENRFVSSHNDGSYAFWSPGSDAVPELTSFYGPFPCKAVTKILVYPTAEHGDLFLFSGGMQRASYGDRHTITVMTKDKHLIFDFTSKIIDFFTVFPEEEEGGINESPVSPEVLIVLAEEEVVAIDLTNPEWKMMPLPYLVSLHASAVTCSQHVPNVPEELWDAIVAAGRAQTEHLYSDKEWPINGGNFLCPINVNKPKNRELLLTGHEDGTVRFWNASDVCLTPLYKYNSSILFTGEHLDVLEQPPEDDEGEWPPFKKVGIFDPYSDDPRLAVKKVLLCPLSSTLVVAGTAGHVIAATISSKPVNKEIKAVTMNIVNDRDGFVWKGHDHLPPRTTSISFAIGFQPQSLLQLYPPAAITALALHSEWGLLATGTAHGLAVFDYTRSKAVSVKCTLNPNDLSGAGDTPISRRKSFKKSLRESFRRLRKGRSQRRANANSPTGNTIPEKKKESISVASSPSGDLSPAVELKPIERQVEARPVDDALGSMVRCLYFARSYIISLQNTTPTLWAGTNNGTVYVFTLAIPAGARRTEEDVNCTLGKEIQLKHRAPVIAITILDGSSVPLPESFEAEKNIVPAPDMTSPHRVVIASEEQFKIFNLPSLKPYCKYKLTAHEGSRVRKTGFAKFSCSVEPEGIHEETCLLCLTNLGDCLVLSIPELKRQLNAAAIKREDINGISSLIFTKAGEAFYLHSSSELQRISLSAGKVTKAQCVLNLPPRARSSTERTENINEVAQEQGIVEGVPETEGETQESQPPTIANRVITENGIVGATGEEESPKESSLRPAISSIDVNGEDDRQDLSSIGDITIDSVKDHLLNSSLFRNATSSEELHNRLAGLKMEVTSRTSEVSTQNQSLVVKTTTVVTQTTNSTTANGEVETSQANETQHINN; encoded by the exons ATGCTCAAGTTCATCAGGGGGAAGGGCCAGCAGCCCACGGCCGAGCGGCAGAAGCTACAGAAGGATCTCTTCGCTTTCAGAAag ACGGTACAGCATGGCTTCCCGAACAAGCCAACCGCTCTCGCCTGGGATCCGAGTCTGCGGGTGATGATCATCGGCACGGCATCCGGCGCCATCAAAGT TTTTGGAAGACCAGGCGTAGAATTTTATGGACAACATTCCGTTGAAAGCGGTGAGAATGCCGTCACGAAGATTATCCCACTGCCGAAAGAG GGTCGCCTCGTGTCCTTGTGCGATGACAATTCGCTACATTTATGGGAAATCAATGAATGTTCTATAGTGGAAACGAAGTCATTGTCATTGGAGGGTAAATTGAAGAAGATCTCCGCGATATGCCTCGAATCTAACGGGAAGCATCTTTTGTTGGGAACAGAGGGGGGCAACATCTATTTGCTAAACTTTGAGACTTTTGTCATGCCggataatattatctatcaaGATGTCGTGATGCAAAA CGTCCCGGAAGACTACAAGAAAAATCCAGGAGCAGTTGAAGCTATTGCCGAGCAACCAGGACATCCAGACAATATCCTAATCGGTTACAATCGAGGTTTGATGGTGCTATGGAACAAAGCCACTCCAGGAGCACAACAG CTGATGGGTTTGTTTTCGCGTGCGCAGACATTCGTCTCCACGCAACAGCTGGAATCGGTTCACTGGATCTCCGAGAATCGCTTTGTCTCGTCACACAATGACGGTTCGTACGCGTTTTGGAGTCCGGGTAGCGACGCCGTTCCGGAGCTCACGTCATTTTACGGCCCGTTCCCGTGCAAGGCCGTCACTAAGATCCTCGTATATCCAACCGCTGA ACACGGCGACCTCTTCCTATTCTCCGGTGGTATGCAACGTGCCAGTTACGGAGACCGACACACGATCACTGTCATGACCAAggataaacatttaatttttgacttCACGTCTAAAATCATAGACTTTTTCACCGTTTTCcccgaagaagaagaaggaggaaTTAATGAAAGCCCTGTTAGTCCGGAAGTGCTAATAGTGTTAGCCGAAGAAGAAGTGGTAGCTATCGATTTGACCAATCCCGAATGGAAAATGATGCCTCTGCCTTATTTAGTATCTCTTCATGCGAGTGCG GTCACTTGTTCTCAACACGTGCCCAATGTACCCGAGGAACTTTGGGATGCAATCGTAGCTGCAGGTAGAGCACAAACGGAGCATCTTTATTCGGATAAGGAATGGCCTATTAATGGCGGAAATTTCCTCTGTCcgataaatgttaataagCCTAAGAACAGAGAACTATTGCTTACTGGGCACGAGGACGGTACTGTGAGATTTTGGAATGCGTCCGACGTTTGTCTGACTCCACTGTACAAATACAACTCGTCGATTTTGTTCACCGGCGAGCATTTGGACGTTCTCGAGCAGCCGCCAGAGGATGACGAAGGCGAGTGGCCGCCGTTCAAGAAAGTGGGAATCTTCGATCCATATTCTGACGATCCACGACTCGCCGTGAAGAAAGTTCTTCTTTGTCCTTTATCCTCGACATTAGTGGTTGCCGGTACGGCCGGCCACGTTATCGCCGCCACCATCTCCTCGAAACCAGTTAACAAGGAGATAAAAGCCGTTACAATGAACATCGTCAACGATCGTGACGGATTCGTGTGGAAAGGTCATGATCATTTGCCGCCGAGAACAACGAGTATATCGTTCGCGATCGGATTTCAACCACAGAGTCTGCTTCAGTTGTATCCACCAGCCGCCATTACGGCATTGGCATTGCACAGCGAATGGGGTCTGCTCGCCACCGGTACAGCGCATGGACTCGCGGTCTTTGATTATACTAGATCAAAGGCCGTTAGTGTTAAATGCACGCTTAATCCAAATg atcTCTCTGGTGCAGGTGACACTCCTATTTCTCGACGAaagtcatttaaaaaatctcttaGAGAATCTTTCAGAAGATTGAGAAAAGGACGTTCACAACGCAGAGCGAACGCTAATAGTCCCACAGGAAATACTATAccagaaaagaagaaagaaag tatCAGTGTTGCTTCCTCACCGAGCGGAGATTTATCACCGGCGGTGGAATTAAAACCAATAGAGAGACAAGTGGAAGCGAGACCTGTTGACGACGCTCTAGGCTCTATGGTTCGATGTCTGTACTTTGCCAGAAGTTATATCATTAGCT TACAAAATACAACACCTACTCTTTGGGCGGGCACCAATAACGGCACAGTTTACGTCTTTACGTTGGCTATACCAGCTGGTGCGAGAAGAACGGAAGAGGACGTCAACTGTACACTCGGTAAAGAGATACAATTGAAGCATCGTGCACCAGTAATCGCGATCACGATCCTTGATGGATCCAGCGTGCCGTTACCGGAATCCTTCGAGGCCGAGAAGAACATAGTGCCTGCGCCCGATATGACTTCCCCACACAGAGTTGTAATCGCTAGCGAGGAACAGTTCAAGATCTTCAATCTTCCGTCCCTGAAGCCGTATTGCAAATACAAGTTAACCGCTCACGAAGGATCTAGAGTGCGAAAGACAGGTTTTGCCAAATTCTCGTGTTCTGTTGAGCCAGAGGGAATTCATGAAGAAACTTGCTTGCTCTGTTTGACGAATCTTGGCGATTGTCTGGTGCTGAGTATACCGGAATTGAAGAGACAATTAAACGCCGCTGCGATTAAGAGGGAGGACATCAA cggtatttcttctttaatatttacgaaAGCTGGAGAAGCGTTCTATCTTCATTCGAGTTCGGAGCTCCAACGAATTTCTCTGTCAGCCGGGAAAGTAACGAAAGCGCAATGTGTGCTCAATTTACCACCGCGCGCTAGGTCGTCAACAGAAAGAACGGAAAACATTAACGAAGTCGCACAGGAACAAGGTATCGTTGAAGGAGTGCCTGAAACCGAAGGAGAGACGCAGGAGAGTCAACCACCGACAATAGCGAATCGAGTTATTACGGAAAATGGCATAGTAGGTGCTA CTGGGGAAGAAGAATCTCCGAAGGAATCATCGCTGCGACCGGCTATAAGTAGTATAGACGTAAATGGGGAAGACGATCGTCAGGATTTAAGTTCTATCGGAGACATTACAATCGACAGTGTTAAAGATCATTTACT TAACAGTTCACTTTTCAGAAACGCAACGTCTTCCGAAGAGCTCCACAATCGTTTGGCAGGGCTTAAGATGGAGGTCACTTCACGAACTTCCGAGGTATCTACGCAGAATCAATCATTAGTGGTGAAAACTACCACTGTGGTTACTCAAACTACAAATAGCACGACTGCGAATGGCGAAGTCGAAACGAGTCAAGCCAATGAAACACAGCACATAAACA attaG